Proteins encoded together in one Haloarcula rubripromontorii window:
- a CDS encoding dodecin, whose translation MVFKKITLIGTSSESFDKAADDAIERAEATLDNLKWVEVEELGVEIASVEGREYQAEVVVAFELEE comes from the coding sequence ATGGTTTTCAAAAAGATCACGCTCATCGGGACCAGTTCGGAAAGCTTCGATAAAGCCGCCGACGACGCCATCGAGCGCGCGGAGGCGACACTGGACAATCTCAAATGGGTCGAAGTGGAGGAACTCGGCGTCGAAATCGCCAGCGTCGAAGGTCGCGAGTACCAGGCCGAGGTGGTCGTGGCGTTCGAACTCGAAGAGTAG
- a CDS encoding HesB/IscA family protein, with amino-acid sequence MSSTADDGDPNLGGEDVAVTEQAAGEALDLLESEGMDVEESGLRLYVQQGGCAGLSYGMRFEHEPEDDDEVFERNGLRVFVDDASIDYIEGSVLDYEGGLQGAGFHVQNPNVVSECGCGESFRT; translated from the coding sequence ATGAGCAGCACAGCGGACGACGGCGATCCGAACCTGGGGGGCGAGGACGTAGCCGTCACCGAGCAGGCAGCGGGAGAGGCACTGGACCTTCTCGAAAGCGAGGGCATGGATGTCGAAGAATCCGGGCTCCGCCTGTACGTCCAGCAGGGCGGCTGTGCCGGCCTCTCCTACGGGATGCGGTTCGAACACGAGCCTGAAGACGACGATGAAGTGTTCGAGCGCAACGGACTGCGCGTGTTCGTCGACGACGCCAGCATCGACTACATCGAAGGGTCAGTACTCGACTATGAGGGCGGCCTGCAAGGGGCCGGGTTCCACGTCCAGAATCCGAACGTGGTCAGCGAATGCGGTTGTGGCGAGTCCTTCCGGACGTAG
- the hisD gene encoding histidinol dehydrogenase gives MNVRPIADLGPDERAAFFDRDAGVDAVRDDVRDIVSQVHEEGDVALRRFAEEFDDVSVGNIDITDAAERAYEEIDDDVREAIEDAAANIRAFHERQVPEDWRDDFDGRELGRRYRPLDSAGVYAPGGTAAYPSSALMGVIPAKVAGVEHVAVATPPADEVNPVTLAAIHVAGADAVYQVGGAQAIAALAYGTETVSATDIVVGPGNRWVTAAKAEVRGDVAIDFLAGPSEIMIVADGDADPDLVAADLVAQAEHDENASVVAVTDDENLAEQVVEAVDEQADGREREAVIRAALDNDASGVLLARSMSEAVLFAEEYAAEHLSIQAGDDESLLERIPSAGSVFLGPYSPVAAGDYATGTNHVLPTGGSARVTGGLSVDTFVRSTTVQRLSEDSLDDIADTITTLAEAEGLEAHAESVRKRFEE, from the coding sequence ATGAACGTACGGCCGATAGCCGACTTGGGTCCAGACGAACGGGCCGCCTTCTTCGACCGCGACGCCGGTGTCGACGCCGTCAGAGACGATGTCCGCGATATTGTCTCGCAGGTCCATGAGGAGGGTGACGTGGCGCTGCGGCGGTTCGCCGAGGAGTTCGACGATGTCTCGGTGGGCAACATCGACATTACGGACGCCGCCGAGCGAGCCTACGAGGAAATCGACGACGACGTGCGCGAGGCCATCGAGGACGCCGCGGCGAACATCCGCGCGTTCCACGAGCGACAGGTCCCCGAAGACTGGCGAGACGATTTCGACGGACGGGAACTCGGTCGTCGGTACCGGCCGCTCGATAGCGCTGGTGTGTATGCGCCCGGCGGCACGGCGGCCTACCCTTCCAGCGCGCTGATGGGCGTCATCCCGGCGAAGGTCGCCGGCGTCGAACACGTTGCTGTTGCCACCCCGCCAGCCGACGAGGTCAATCCCGTCACGCTGGCCGCCATCCACGTCGCCGGGGCCGACGCCGTCTACCAGGTCGGCGGCGCACAGGCTATCGCGGCGCTTGCCTACGGGACTGAAACCGTCAGCGCGACCGACATCGTCGTTGGCCCCGGCAACCGCTGGGTCACGGCGGCGAAAGCCGAGGTCCGCGGCGACGTTGCCATCGACTTCCTCGCCGGCCCCTCCGAAATCATGATCGTCGCCGACGGCGACGCGGACCCGGACCTGGTCGCCGCAGACCTCGTCGCACAGGCCGAACACGACGAGAACGCCTCCGTCGTTGCCGTCACCGACGACGAAAACCTCGCCGAGCAGGTCGTCGAGGCCGTCGACGAGCAGGCCGACGGTCGGGAGCGCGAGGCCGTCATCCGCGCCGCGCTGGACAACGACGCCTCCGGCGTCCTCCTCGCACGCTCGATGAGCGAGGCCGTCCTCTTCGCCGAGGAGTACGCCGCCGAACACCTCTCGATTCAGGCCGGCGACGACGAATCACTTCTCGAACGGATTCCCTCCGCCGGGTCCGTGTTCCTCGGCCCGTACAGCCCTGTTGCGGCCGGCGATTACGCGACTGGGACGAACCACGTCCTGCCGACCGGCGGCAGCGCACGGGTCACCGGCGGCCTCTCCGTGGACACGTTCGTCCGGTCGACGACGGTCCAGCGCCTCTCCGAGGACTCGCTGGACGACATCGCGGACACGATTACGACGCTCGCCGAAGCCGAGGGGCTGGAGGCACACGCCGAGAGCGTCCGCAAACGGTTCGAGGAGTAG
- a CDS encoding redox-regulated ATPase YchF — translation MLSIALAGKPNAGKSTFYKAATMADVDVGNYPFTTIDANRGVSHVRTECPCLDRDERCGDDNCRDGKRYVPVELIDVAGLVPGAHEGRGLGNQFLDELSTADVILNVVDASGGTDAEGEPVEVGEHDPVEDVHFIEEEMDLWLASIVERNWESIERQSRSPDFKLDESLVDMLAGVGASELDVARTLRDLEYPEDPIAWTDEHREALATEIRQRTKPLVVVANKADIAPEGNIEALQDAADVVVPATADGELALRNAAKAGVIDYDPGDPDFDIVGEVSDQQREGLNRIRGVMEEYGGTGVQGALDTAVYDLLDHLTAYPVQNETHWTDGQENVLPDAFLLRRGATPKDLAYAVHSDIGDGYIHAVDARENRRISDETELEEGAVIKIVSDAN, via the coding sequence ATGCTCTCTATCGCGCTGGCCGGCAAACCGAACGCCGGCAAGTCTACCTTCTACAAGGCGGCGACGATGGCCGACGTGGACGTGGGGAACTACCCCTTCACGACCATCGACGCCAACCGCGGGGTCAGCCACGTCCGGACGGAGTGTCCCTGTCTCGACCGCGATGAACGCTGTGGTGACGACAACTGCCGGGACGGCAAACGCTACGTTCCGGTGGAGCTCATCGACGTGGCCGGCCTCGTCCCCGGCGCACACGAGGGTCGCGGCCTCGGGAACCAGTTCCTCGACGAGCTGTCGACCGCCGACGTGATCCTCAACGTCGTCGACGCCTCAGGCGGAACTGACGCCGAGGGCGAACCCGTCGAGGTCGGCGAGCACGACCCCGTCGAGGACGTTCATTTCATCGAGGAGGAGATGGACCTGTGGCTCGCAAGCATCGTCGAGCGCAACTGGGAGTCCATCGAACGGCAGTCACGCTCGCCGGACTTCAAACTCGACGAGTCGCTCGTTGATATGCTGGCCGGCGTCGGAGCCTCGGAACTCGACGTGGCGCGGACGCTGCGAGACCTGGAGTATCCCGAGGACCCCATCGCCTGGACCGACGAGCACCGCGAGGCGCTGGCGACGGAGATTCGCCAGCGGACGAAGCCGCTCGTCGTCGTCGCGAACAAGGCCGACATCGCCCCGGAAGGGAACATCGAGGCCCTGCAGGACGCCGCCGACGTGGTCGTACCCGCGACGGCTGACGGCGAACTCGCGTTGCGAAACGCCGCGAAAGCGGGGGTCATCGATTACGACCCGGGCGACCCGGACTTCGATATCGTCGGCGAGGTGAGCGACCAGCAACGGGAGGGGCTGAACCGCATCCGCGGCGTCATGGAGGAGTACGGCGGCACCGGCGTGCAGGGCGCGCTCGACACTGCCGTCTACGACCTGCTGGACCACCTGACGGCCTACCCCGTCCAGAACGAAACGCACTGGACAGACGGGCAGGAGAACGTCCTCCCCGACGCGTTCCTGCTGCGCCGGGGCGCGACGCCCAAGGACCTCGCCTACGCCGTCCACTCCGACATCGGTGACGGCTACATCCACGCCGTCGACGCCCGCGAGAACCGGCGTATCAGCGACGAGACGGAGCTGGAGGAGGGAGCGGTCATCAAAATCGTCAGCGACGCGAACTGA
- a CDS encoding Gfo/Idh/MocA family protein, whose product MTLDIGMLGYRFMGKAHANALDRLPMFFPEAPAVNKDVLVGRDADALADAADRLGFDRTATDWQDVVDEVDVFYNLGPNHVHAEPSITALEAGTPTFCEKPLAPTLDTAEEMAEAAADAGVPAGAAFNYRFVPAIQYAKGLIDDGALGEIHHFRGQYLQDWLVDPDAPWSWRNDEEMAGSGALGDLGSHTVDLARFLLGDAAGEITEVSGHLRTFTEERPVEGSDETRPVTVDDAYSAQIEFDSGAMGTLEASRVANGHKNAHTIEIEGSKGAIKFDLERLNELEVLTEGDRGFQQVLVTDADDPYVDHWWPPGHVIGWEHTFVHENYEFLSAVVEGGDQKPSFADGLAAQRVLDAIEQSDERGEWVGL is encoded by the coding sequence ATGACCCTCGACATCGGCATGCTCGGCTACCGGTTCATGGGCAAGGCCCACGCGAACGCGCTGGACCGCCTGCCCATGTTCTTCCCCGAAGCGCCGGCCGTCAACAAGGACGTCCTCGTCGGCCGCGACGCCGACGCGCTGGCCGACGCGGCCGACCGACTCGGCTTCGACCGGACGGCGACCGACTGGCAGGACGTCGTCGACGAGGTGGACGTGTTCTACAACCTCGGCCCGAACCACGTCCACGCCGAGCCGTCCATCACGGCACTGGAGGCCGGCACGCCCACGTTCTGTGAGAAACCGCTCGCGCCCACGCTCGACACGGCCGAAGAGATGGCCGAGGCGGCCGCCGACGCCGGCGTGCCCGCGGGCGCGGCGTTCAACTACCGCTTCGTCCCGGCAATCCAGTACGCGAAGGGACTCATCGACGACGGCGCGCTCGGCGAGATTCACCACTTCCGCGGGCAGTACCTCCAGGACTGGCTGGTCGACCCGGACGCGCCGTGGTCCTGGCGCAACGACGAGGAGATGGCCGGTAGCGGGGCGCTGGGCGACCTCGGCTCCCATACGGTCGACCTGGCCCGGTTCCTGCTCGGCGACGCCGCCGGCGAGATAACGGAGGTGAGCGGCCATCTCCGGACGTTCACCGAGGAACGCCCCGTCGAGGGGAGCGACGAGACGCGCCCGGTGACCGTCGACGACGCCTACAGCGCTCAGATTGAGTTCGACAGCGGGGCGATGGGAACGCTGGAAGCGTCGCGGGTCGCCAACGGCCACAAGAACGCCCACACCATCGAAATCGAGGGGTCGAAGGGCGCGATAAAGTTCGACCTCGAACGCCTGAACGAACTGGAGGTGCTCACCGAGGGCGACCGCGGCTTCCAGCAGGTGCTGGTCACGGACGCCGACGACCCGTACGTCGACCACTGGTGGCCACCCGGCCACGTTATCGGCTGGGAGCACACGTTCGTCCACGAGAACTACGAGTTCCTCTCGGCCGTCGTTGAGGGCGGCGACCAGAAGCCGTCCTTCGCCGACGGACTCGCCGCACAGCGGGTCCTCGATGCTATCGAGCAAAGCGACGAGCGCGGCGAGTGGGTCGGCCTGTAG
- a CDS encoding CBS domain-containing protein, giving the protein MATETTVRIEDIMSTPLETISADETVKAAATQMQAQNINGIFVPGAQAGIITTTDIVDAVAAGKDLSSATVGDVMTSPVERVTTSLELGEAAAMMTTYDIKHLPVIDEHQDYVGMVSSTDITQALS; this is encoded by the coding sequence ATGGCCACTGAAACGACCGTTCGTATTGAGGATATCATGTCGACGCCCTTAGAGACGATTTCTGCCGACGAAACCGTCAAAGCGGCCGCAACGCAGATGCAGGCCCAGAACATCAACGGCATCTTCGTTCCCGGGGCGCAAGCGGGGATCATCACGACCACCGACATTGTCGACGCCGTCGCGGCCGGGAAGGATCTCTCGTCAGCGACTGTGGGCGACGTGATGACCTCGCCGGTCGAGCGGGTGACGACCTCGCTCGAACTGGGCGAGGCCGCCGCGATGATGACGACCTACGACATCAAACACCTCCCGGTCATCGACGAGCATCAGGACTACGTCGGCATGGTGTCCTCGACGGATATCACGCAGGCGCTCTCCTAA
- a CDS encoding TIGR00266 family protein: MDIELTHKPSYTHVRAALDSGESILAEPGAMVSHSPTIEIETTTSRDGLLSSAKSMLGGESLLANEFTATGGSGTVTLAPPTPGDVHHHELTGETLYAVDGAFLAADPNIDIDSEFGGIQSLLAGASITPLALKGTGNVLIEAFGGLETVELDAGESYTIDNDHVVAWEESVDFDAHRVGGLKSTLLSGEGLVMDFTGPGTVWYQTRGLDSFTSAIADALPGTGDNDGDASGLDDFI, encoded by the coding sequence ATGGATATCGAACTCACACACAAGCCCTCGTACACGCACGTCCGCGCCGCCCTCGACAGCGGCGAGTCGATACTCGCCGAACCCGGCGCGATGGTCAGCCACTCGCCGACGATCGAAATCGAAACCACAACCAGCCGGGACGGCCTTCTTAGCTCCGCGAAGTCGATGCTGGGTGGCGAATCGCTGCTCGCTAATGAGTTCACTGCCACGGGAGGTTCCGGCACCGTCACCCTCGCCCCGCCGACGCCCGGCGACGTTCACCACCACGAACTCACCGGTGAGACGCTGTACGCCGTCGACGGGGCGTTTCTCGCGGCCGATCCCAACATCGACATCGACTCGGAGTTCGGCGGCATCCAGTCGCTGCTGGCCGGCGCGAGCATCACGCCGCTGGCGCTGAAAGGGACCGGGAACGTCCTTATCGAGGCCTTCGGCGGGCTGGAGACCGTCGAACTCGACGCCGGCGAGTCCTACACCATCGACAACGACCACGTCGTCGCCTGGGAGGAGTCGGTCGACTTCGACGCCCACCGTGTTGGCGGCCTCAAGTCGACGCTACTCAGCGGCGAGGGCCTCGTGATGGACTTCACCGGTCCCGGAACGGTCTGGTATCAGACGCGCGGTCTCGACTCGTTCACCTCGGCTATCGCCGACGCGTTGCCCGGAACGGGTGACAACGACGGCGACGCGTCCGGTCTGGACGACTTCATCTGA
- a CDS encoding sugar phosphate isomerase/epimerase family protein produces the protein MDIGVLTVPLGGQSLDEALAYLSDLGVDAVELGCGGFPGDDHLDRQAYLDEEEKQAELQALLDEHDLYVSALATHNNPLHPDDERAAEADRELRAAIRLADQLDVNTVTGFSGLPAGGPDDEVPNWITAPWPTEHADAHEYQWRVADEYWSDLAAHAGAHDVDVAIEMHPNMLVYEPRGLLELRRRTNDRIGANFDPSHLYWQGIDVTEAIRLLGDHDAIHHVHAKDTKVYESNAREKGVLDTAPYTDEADRSWLFRSIGYGHDESHWKDVVSTLRMVGYDGALSIEHEDSLTSAREGLEKAVDVLDRAVFETRPGDAYWAE, from the coding sequence ATGGATATCGGCGTACTGACGGTTCCTCTGGGCGGACAGTCACTCGACGAGGCGCTGGCGTATCTCAGCGACCTGGGCGTCGATGCGGTCGAACTGGGGTGTGGCGGCTTCCCCGGTGACGACCACCTCGACCGGCAGGCGTATCTCGACGAGGAAGAGAAACAGGCCGAACTGCAGGCGCTCCTTGACGAACACGACCTCTACGTGAGCGCGCTGGCGACACACAACAATCCACTCCATCCCGACGATGAGCGCGCCGCCGAGGCCGACCGGGAACTCCGGGCGGCGATTCGGCTGGCCGACCAGCTCGACGTCAACACCGTCACGGGGTTTTCCGGGCTGCCCGCTGGCGGCCCCGACGACGAGGTCCCGAACTGGATTACGGCCCCGTGGCCGACCGAGCACGCCGACGCCCACGAGTACCAGTGGCGCGTCGCCGACGAGTACTGGTCGGACCTCGCGGCTCACGCGGGCGCACACGATGTGGATGTCGCTATCGAGATGCATCCCAACATGCTGGTGTACGAACCGCGCGGCCTGCTTGAGTTGCGCCGCCGGACGAACGACCGCATCGGCGCGAACTTCGACCCGTCGCATCTGTACTGGCAGGGCATCGACGTGACCGAGGCCATCCGCCTGCTGGGCGACCACGACGCCATCCATCACGTCCACGCCAAGGATACGAAGGTGTACGAGTCCAACGCTCGGGAGAAGGGCGTGCTGGACACCGCGCCGTACACGGACGAAGCGGACCGATCGTGGCTGTTCCGCTCTATCGGCTACGGCCACGACGAATCCCACTGGAAGGACGTGGTGTCGACGCTGCGGATGGTCGGCTACGACGGCGCGCTCTCTATCGAACACGAGGACTCGCTCACTAGCGCACGTGAGGGGCTGGAGAAAGCGGTCGACGTACTCGACCGCGCTGTCTTTGAGACTCGGCCCGGCGACGCCTACTGGGCCGAGTGA
- a CDS encoding 3-hydroxyacyl-CoA dehydrogenase family protein translates to MIVAVLGTGQRGRDIAQRCVRAGHEVRLRGTDATDVMDRVDEIRRALTEDVSASIDGTTGLESAVSGSDISIDVTDGGRDSHREVVAEAETMVEEETLIAVSDTSLSVTAVATGLRSPDRAVGLNLVAPPDGAIVEVVIAEQTTAATRDRVTDFVESLDASPIVVRDTPGFAALRLELATIAEAIRMVEDGVAGVRDIDRTFERGGSDRDGPLVRADRHGLETVLTALEDLAERLDERFEPPALLRQKLADGQRGAVSGEGFYVWEDGEPTTGAAPDPDVPTRDSDPDLR, encoded by the coding sequence ATGATTGTGGCCGTACTCGGAACCGGACAGCGGGGGCGGGATATCGCACAGCGGTGTGTCCGTGCGGGCCACGAAGTGCGTCTTCGGGGAACGGATGCGACGGACGTGATGGACCGAGTCGACGAGATTCGGCGGGCACTAACCGAGGATGTCTCGGCCAGTATCGACGGAACCACCGGACTCGAAAGTGCCGTCAGCGGCAGCGACATCAGCATCGACGTAACCGATGGCGGGAGGGACAGCCACCGAGAAGTGGTCGCCGAAGCGGAGACGATGGTCGAGGAGGAGACGCTCATTGCCGTCAGCGACACGTCACTGTCAGTGACTGCCGTCGCAACTGGCCTGCGGAGTCCGGACCGGGCGGTCGGTCTCAATCTTGTTGCCCCGCCGGACGGCGCTATCGTCGAGGTCGTCATCGCCGAACAAACGACAGCGGCGACCCGCGACCGAGTCACTGACTTCGTCGAGAGCCTGGACGCCTCGCCGATCGTCGTCCGCGACACACCGGGGTTTGCCGCGCTCCGACTCGAACTCGCGACTATCGCCGAAGCGATCCGGATGGTCGAGGACGGCGTCGCCGGCGTTCGTGATATCGACCGGACGTTCGAGCGTGGCGGCTCGGATCGTGACGGACCGCTCGTTCGCGCTGACCGGCACGGACTGGAAACGGTGTTGACGGCCCTAGAAGACCTCGCCGAGCGGCTCGACGAGCGGTTCGAGCCGCCGGCGCTGCTGCGTCAAAAGCTCGCGGATGGGCAACGCGGTGCAGTCTCCGGCGAAGGATTCTACGTCTGGGAAGACGGCGAGCCTACGACCGGAGCCGCCCCGGACCCGGACGTACCAACGCGAGACAGCGACCCTGATCTCAGATGA
- a CDS encoding HVO_2753 family zinc finger protein, which translates to MSESQQKQARKCVSCGINIAGTNAAAFKCPDCGQQIYRCATCRKQSNLYKCPDCGFMGP; encoded by the coding sequence ATGAGCGAGAGCCAACAGAAACAGGCGCGCAAGTGCGTCTCGTGTGGCATCAACATCGCCGGCACGAACGCCGCCGCGTTCAAGTGCCCGGACTGTGGCCAGCAGATCTACCGCTGTGCCACCTGCCGGAAGCAGAGCAACCTCTACAAATGCCCGGACTGCGGCTTCATGGGGCCATAA
- a CDS encoding elongation factor 1-beta, whose protein sequence is MGKVAAKIKVMPESPEVDLDDLQERLEGVLPEGTKINGFEREDVAFGLVALTPTVIVPDDTGGTEAVEEAFANVDDVESVSVESTGRL, encoded by the coding sequence ATGGGGAAAGTAGCAGCCAAAATCAAAGTCATGCCGGAGAGTCCGGAAGTCGACCTCGACGACCTGCAGGAGCGTCTCGAGGGTGTGCTTCCCGAAGGAACGAAGATCAATGGATTCGAGCGCGAGGACGTCGCCTTCGGCCTCGTCGCGCTGACGCCGACGGTCATCGTCCCCGACGACACTGGCGGCACGGAAGCCGTCGAAGAGGCCTTCGCGAACGTCGATGATGTCGAGTCGGTCTCCGTCGAGAGCACCGGTCGCCTGTAA
- a CDS encoding 50S ribosomal protein L21e — translation MPSSNGPLEGTRDKLKNKPRDRGTSPPQRAVEEFDDGEKVHLKIDPSVPNGRFHPRFDGQTGTVKGTQGDAYKVDIVDGGKEKTIIVTAAHLRRQE, via the coding sequence ATGCCTAGTTCAAACGGACCCCTCGAAGGAACGCGAGACAAGCTCAAGAACAAGCCCCGCGACCGCGGCACCTCGCCGCCACAGCGCGCCGTCGAAGAGTTCGACGACGGCGAGAAGGTCCACCTCAAAATCGACCCGTCCGTGCCCAACGGGCGCTTCCACCCACGATTCGACGGTCAGACCGGGACCGTCAAAGGGACGCAGGGTGACGCGTACAAGGTCGACATCGTCGACGGTGGCAAGGAAAAGACCATCATCGTCACCGCTGCGCACCTGCGCCGGCAAGAATGA
- a CDS encoding RNA polymerase Rpb4 family protein, translating to MTIFKEKVSEEFLTVAETKEILEDLEMERAAEEDREMRYELKRAIEHVNRFALLDPEESLQLVEELEELEKVDTPTAYKIANLRPLDRDELRAVFAQERYTLDGDELDEILNIVKQYA from the coding sequence ATGACGATATTTAAAGAGAAAGTCAGCGAGGAGTTCCTGACGGTCGCGGAGACCAAGGAGATACTCGAAGACCTCGAGATGGAGCGGGCGGCCGAGGAGGACCGCGAGATGCGCTACGAGCTCAAGCGAGCCATCGAGCACGTCAACCGGTTTGCCCTCCTCGACCCCGAGGAGTCGCTGCAACTGGTCGAAGAGCTCGAAGAGCTTGAGAAGGTCGACACGCCGACGGCCTACAAGATCGCGAACCTGCGACCGCTGGACCGCGATGAGCTTCGGGCCGTGTTCGCCCAGGAGCGATACACGCTTGACGGTGACGAACTCGACGAGATTCTCAACATCGTCAAGCAGTACGCATAA
- a CDS encoding DUF655 domain-containing protein yields MTESESGGDTMMAAVLDVLPHGRPGDDRPQHQKEPLAYALDIDEFYIYELQLADKDADIAFGDRVDLTEFGRVTEVEFEDIPSGARSELDYAVEEVVEANEQRFVDFYNDAQPITLRLHQLNLLPGIGKKLRNTILDERKRKPFESFEDLEERVSGLHSPKETLVERILEELQDDDLKYRLFVRREEQSS; encoded by the coding sequence ATGACTGAATCGGAGAGCGGCGGCGACACTATGATGGCAGCTGTCCTCGATGTGCTCCCGCACGGACGGCCAGGAGACGACCGGCCGCAGCACCAGAAGGAGCCGCTCGCGTACGCGCTCGACATCGATGAGTTCTATATTTACGAGTTGCAGCTTGCGGATAAGGACGCTGACATCGCCTTTGGTGACCGCGTTGACTTGACGGAGTTCGGCCGCGTGACGGAAGTCGAGTTCGAGGACATCCCCAGCGGCGCCCGTTCGGAACTCGACTACGCCGTCGAAGAAGTCGTCGAGGCAAACGAGCAGCGGTTCGTCGACTTCTACAACGACGCGCAGCCGATCACACTGCGGCTCCACCAGCTGAACCTCCTGCCGGGTATCGGGAAGAAGCTCCGGAACACGATTCTCGACGAGCGAAAGCGAAAGCCCTTCGAGAGCTTCGAGGACCTCGAAGAGCGCGTTAGCGGTCTCCACAGCCCGAAGGAGACGCTTGTCGAGCGGATACTCGAGGAGCTACAGGACGATGACCTGAAGTACCGGCTGTTCGTCCGGCGGGAAGAGCAGTCCTCGTAA
- a CDS encoding 16S ribosomal RNA methyltransferase A produces the protein MTTTETGSRDPDALVRRAGKRADTRQDQHFLVDDRVLDRIPEYATDAAIDTSHVLEIGAGPGALTDRLLATAERVTAIERDPDFAAHLREEFAEEVAADRLTIVEGDALEVDLPEFTASISNLPYGASSEIAFRLLPEQRPLLLMFQQEFAERMAAEPATDDYGRLSVTAGHYADVEVVETVPPEAFDPQPRVTSALVRTTPRQPDYTVPSDDFFLDFLKAVFTQRRKTMRNAVRNTAHISGLGDPDAVVEAADEDLMSARAGKLTPADFATLATLAYEVGEPEA, from the coding sequence ATGACCACGACCGAGACAGGGAGTCGGGACCCCGACGCACTCGTCCGGCGGGCCGGGAAACGGGCCGACACCCGGCAGGACCAGCACTTCCTCGTCGACGACCGGGTGCTGGACCGGATTCCCGAGTACGCGACCGACGCGGCCATCGACACCTCGCACGTGCTGGAAATCGGTGCTGGCCCGGGCGCACTGACGGACCGTTTGCTCGCGACGGCCGAGCGCGTGACCGCAATCGAACGCGACCCGGACTTTGCGGCCCACCTCCGCGAGGAGTTCGCCGAGGAAGTCGCGGCGGACCGGCTCACTATCGTCGAGGGCGACGCACTCGAAGTTGACTTGCCGGAATTCACCGCCAGCATCTCGAATCTGCCCTACGGCGCGTCCTCGGAAATCGCCTTTCGACTCCTGCCGGAGCAGCGCCCGCTCCTGTTGATGTTCCAGCAGGAGTTCGCCGAGCGGATGGCCGCCGAGCCCGCGACAGACGATTACGGCCGGCTGTCGGTCACGGCGGGCCACTACGCCGACGTAGAGGTCGTCGAGACGGTGCCGCCGGAGGCGTTCGACCCACAGCCCCGGGTCACGAGCGCGCTCGTCCGAACGACGCCGCGACAACCCGACTACACCGTTCCCAGCGACGACTTCTTCCTGGACTTCCTGAAGGCGGTGTTCACCCAGCGACGGAAGACGATGCGCAACGCCGTCCGCAACACGGCCCACATCTCCGGGCTGGGCGACCCCGACGCGGTTGTCGAGGCCGCCGACGAGGACCTCATGAGCGCCCGCGCCGGGAAGCTCACGCCGGCCGATTTCGCCACGCTGGCGACACTGGCGTACGAGGTCGGCGAGCCGGAGGCCTGA
- a CDS encoding HemK2/MTQ2 family protein methyltransferase, which yields MGEEPSDAADAGGGDDSGDRPSLADQRGVESVYQPAEDSDLLARTARKRVDAGDTVLDVGTGSGYVAATLADAGARAVGVDVSPLACQEAADNGVTVVRGDLVEPFRADAFDLVAFNPPYLPTPPEQEWDDWMEHALSGGEDGRRLVDPFLETVERVLAPGGEALMLVSSLTDPDAVRAYASEHGLASEQLASENHPYEALVVLRFYRD from the coding sequence ATGGGCGAGGAGCCGAGCGACGCGGCCGACGCTGGCGGGGGCGACGACTCCGGCGACCGTCCCTCGCTGGCCGACCAGCGCGGCGTGGAATCGGTGTACCAGCCCGCTGAGGACTCGGACCTGCTGGCCCGGACAGCCCGCAAACGAGTCGATGCAGGCGATACCGTCCTCGACGTGGGGACGGGCTCCGGCTACGTCGCGGCGACGCTCGCCGACGCCGGCGCGCGGGCGGTCGGGGTCGACGTGAGCCCGCTCGCGTGTCAGGAGGCCGCCGACAACGGCGTCACCGTCGTTCGTGGCGACCTTGTTGAACCGTTCCGTGCAGACGCCTTCGACCTCGTGGCGTTCAATCCCCCGTATCTGCCGACGCCGCCCGAACAGGAGTGGGACGACTGGATGGAACACGCACTGTCGGGGGGCGAGGACGGCCGCCGGCTCGTCGACCCGTTCCTCGAAACTGTCGAGCGCGTGCTGGCCCCGGGCGGCGAGGCACTCATGCTCGTCAGCAGTCTCACGGATCCGGACGCGGTGCGGGCGTACGCGAGCGAACACGGGCTGGCGAGCGAGCAGCTTGCGAGTGAGAACCATCCGTATGAAGCGCTCGTCGTCCTGCGGTTCTACCGCGACTGA